In the genome of Vicia villosa cultivar HV-30 ecotype Madison, WI unplaced genomic scaffold, Vvil1.0 ctg.002549F_1_1, whole genome shotgun sequence, the window TTCTGAATACCTTTTGAttaatcaataatcaatatatttttttttaatattcaccaccttttgaataatttataaaagAAGGTGCAAAAAGCAATTTTCATTAATCAGTCATAATTAGGCCTTTCTTAAGGCCTATATTACAACCcttttgttaattatttatttattcataattataataagttacCCTTTCTTTTAGTTTTGTTCATTTCTTCATTGATTTGTTTATCGAGTCTCCCTCACTCATCATGGCCGAGGTACGCTCTTTCTCCGATTCTGACTCAATCCCCGTCGAATATTCATTTaggtttcatttttctttttctcttttcgcTTTTGAAAAATTCTGATTCATTATCTTTTGAGATTATGCATATTCATATGTTAGAAATTGTGTATATTCTCTCGCTTACCTATTGAATCATTTTGTTGCCGTTAGGTATTTTTCCGTAAGATTGTGGatttgtatgtttttttttttaaataatttttttatgtgaaTAGAGCTGCATTTCGTgtttttagattttaaattatGGTCTTTGCTGGTTTTATTGTTCAATGTTGTTTGAATAAATTAAGATTATAGACGAGAGGTTGGGATTGTTTATGATCTTTAATTTTAGGTTAAACTAATCTTAAGGGGTGATTTCGGTTATTTTAGAAGGGAAAAGGATAACAGACCAGAAACTGCTCTACTCCGCTATTCTGCAATTTACTCTATGGCGGCCGCTAATAGGCTATAGCAGCCGCTATAAAGTTCTGCACAACTAAGGCTCTTCCCATAGCGGTTGGCCTCTGCTCCGCTATAGCGCGATAGTGCAGCTATTGACTactctaattttatattttaaaatagttattgAGTTAATAGTTTCATTTAGCTATAAAATCCCTACTGCTGGAGCACTGATATATAGATGCAGTTTGgataattaaaactattaaaatgTATGTAGTTTTGAATGAATTTTAATTGTGCCCTTATAATTGGTGCTCATTGTAGGGATCCGAATGTAAGTTCTTAAAACGGTTGAAATTGCAGCTGACGATGTTTAACTGtagtttttgttaatattttaaattaatagccATACTTGTTTATAGTGTGTACCTGTGGTGTGTCACAACTCTGTTTGTTAGACTTGCAATTCAACATGTAGACTTAGACGAGTTTCCGTGTCTAGGAATCCAAAACGAGTTCACTCATACTCAGACTCTTTCTCGTGATAGACTCGCCTAGTCTTTGGATAGACAATTCATTTTTTTGCTCTATTCATTTTGTTCTCTTTTTATGTATTGTTTTTTATGCCTGCTctgtttttgtttcattttttttttgtctcaAGTGAGTGCTTCTTGTTTGTGTTATCTTCATTCACCAAAAATGGCATTATTAGTTTTACTGGTTTTTTGTTGCTTTATTTTTTGAAACAACGCGGCCCTTTGTTTTGTTATGGCTTGTTCCCTTTGTTTTGTTACTATTTGAAAATGGAATTGTCATTTTAATTGATGTTCTATTATGCATATGTGTCTTTTAATGCTTCTTTAGAgtcattttttattttccataGACTCTTAAGAATCCACGGAGCCTTCACAAGTCTACGTAGACTTACAACCTTGGTCACAGCTACCTCAGggattatttttttgaattttgactcCATATCAAATATTTTGCCAGTATGTTACTTATGATTAATGGTTCATTTCACCTATATTGTAGTTATTTATCACAAAAAAATGGCAAGTTGCAATTTGGCTGCACTTTTTGATATTTGATCACGGCGTTTTAAGTTATCCCTCtaaagttggttttagttttgcTGCAAATGAAAGCACCGTCCCCCAATAACACAACTTACAATGAATTTGATTCAAGATGTGTGTTTTGtctttgttttcattttattcATTCATATGGATCATATATTTAAGACATGCATATCCTCATTGCTTAAAACTAAATGGCATGATACAATATCACTCAATAGCTTTCTACTGTGACACATTTTATCTCAtttgtgttttaattttaatgtagcCGATATCTTTCTATATCGTCCTGTTGTCTTTTTCCTGACTTGATATTGTGTTTCTTCCTTGTAGATTGAGCTAAAAACAGCACCTGTTGATTTTCGCTTTCCTACAACTAATCAAACCCGGCACTGTTTCACTCGCTACATAGAGTTTCATAGGTGGATTTCCTGACTCCGGCTATATGATTCAgcaaaaaattgttctttatgtctTTAATTTAAGCCTGACTTTAATTACAGGTGCCTTACAGTAAAAGGTGATAACTCAGGGGAATGTGAGAAATTTGCCAAATATTACCGTTCTCTTTGCCCCGGTGAATGGGTAAGCACCTCTtagctttttttaaaataagcaagCATTTAACTTTGATTTACATGGTTGGGATCGACTGCAAATTTACTTTAATGTAAAGATTGATGTCATGGCAAAAGTTAATGCGATTTGTGGTGCTCAACAATGCACAAGAGTTGGCACTTTCCATATGCTAGCTTTAAACATTTAGGAACTAGAATTTTTTGTTGTTGCGATAAGAATCAATGAACTTTCAGTTTGATTCTCTACTTTTTCTGCATGTGGATTACCCTTATTTTAAGTATCACTAGTCAATGCAATTTTCAATCTATGTTTTTACAAGATAGTCTTCATCATTTAATGGAATTTATTTTCCGACAATTGCTTGCTTGCTAATATATTATTCTGGTTTTCAATTGGAGTCAAAACTCTATTGGCTAGAACTCTTAGGGTGAGAGAAAAGCACTGTCTTGTCTGCATTTATAGTAGG includes:
- the LOC131639170 gene encoding cytochrome c oxidase subunit 6b-2 produces the protein MAEIELKTAPVDFRFPTTNQTRHCFTRYIEFHRCLTVKGDNSGECEKFAKYYRSLCPGEWVDKWNEQRDNGTFPGPL